The following coding sequences are from one Lolium rigidum isolate FL_2022 chromosome 6, APGP_CSIRO_Lrig_0.1, whole genome shotgun sequence window:
- the LOC124662281 gene encoding uncharacterized protein LOC124662281: MKEEGDWSSSERRLHVSARSAIANPSPSAAFADHRFRPRHWVMLDLKSKIPDDDDDARLFLHAPTGRFRRLRLPALRDHYILSASDGLIVLRDREHPRLARVLNPLTGDMLHFAAPLWEGLGSVATLHAAVSGGARPALVVWRIWDRRGHTVLYGDPTSTEFAEGYIGKVLLTTMVTFQGTIYLAGQEGSVWKLVPAEHRHPELLVAAQMSPDADIYLQENKIAKSYLVESAGELLLVRHRDQALKVFRVDVEHKMLEEVKSISCRALFLGAERCVSVDANMLPSIDTDCIYMFDWVQTHIERVLHVYNLRDATMDIIYHPKQSFHEDPYHYLFGLDIYSSHNGFDIYSSHNNHHVRPLSLIQVLLDYCNGDTSSNF; encoded by the coding sequence ATGAAGGAGGAGGGCGACTGGAGCAGCAGCGAGAGGCGACTGCACGTCAGCGCCAGGTCCGCCATCGCCAACCCATCTCCGAGCGCCGCGTTCGCCGACCACCGTTTCCGTCCACGCCACTGGGTCATGCTCGACCTGAAATCCAAGatccccgacgacgacgacgacgccaggCTCTTCCTCCACGCCCCCACGGGGCGCTTCCGCCGCCTGCGGCTCCCGGCGCTCCGGGACCACTACATCCTCAGCGCGTCCGACGGGCTCATCGTGCTCAGAGACAGGGAGCACCCACGCTTGGCTCGTGTCCTCAACCCCTTGACAGGCGACATGCTCCACTTTGCTGCGCCCTTGTGGGAAGGGCTAGGGTCTGTGGCTACACTGCATGCCGCAGTGAGCGGCGGCGCTCGACCGGCGCTGGTCGTGTGGCGGATATGGGACAGAAGAGGGCACACGGTTCTGTATGGTGATCCAACCAGCACTGAATTTGCTGAGGGGTACATTGGCAAGGTCTTGCTGACTACCATGGTTACCTTCCAAGGGACCATCTATCTTGCTGGTCAGGAAGGATCGGTATGGAAACTCGTCCCAGCAGAGCACCGCCATCCTGAGCTTCTAGTCGCAGCTCAGATGTCGCCTGATGCGGACATATATTTACAGGAGAACAAAATCGCAAAGTCTTATCTCGTGGAGTCTGCCGGGGAGCTTCTGCTCGTTCGCCATCGGGATCAAGCCTTGAAAGTTTTCAGAGTCGATGTCGAGCACAAGATGTTGGAGGAGGTCAAGAGCATCAGCTGCCGCGCACTGTTTCTTGGTGCCGAGAGGTGTGTGTCAGTGGATGCCAATATGCTTCCGTCCATCGACACTGACTGCATATACATGTTTGATTGGGTACAAACTCACATAGAGCGTGTCTTGCATGTCTATAACCTAAGGGACGCCACGATGGACATTATCTACCATCCAAAACAAAGCTTTCACGAGGATCCCTATCATTATTTATTTGGATTGGACATTTACAGTAGTCACAATGGATTTGACATTTACAGTAGTCACAACAACCATCATGTCCGCCCTCTCAGTCTTATTCAGGTTCTCCTCGACTACTGCAACGGCGATACGAGCTCTAATTTTTAA